A region of Ictidomys tridecemlineatus isolate mIctTri1 chromosome 4, mIctTri1.hap1, whole genome shotgun sequence DNA encodes the following proteins:
- the Surf2 gene encoding surfeit locus protein 2 isoform X1, protein MGEPSADVRAFLLQHPSLRLLPGADRVRCALTGHELPCRLPELQVYTRGKKYQRLARAPADFDYAEFEPHVVPSSKHPHQLFCKLTLRHINKSPAHVLRHTQGQRYQRALRRYEDCQKQGVEYVPACLLHKKRRVESQVDGNQPPGLREAFWEPLSSDESGALSDDSMTDLYPPELFTRKDPGGPEDLDGADAFLTDQENEELKSPRMKGTGDRREAKVDLKRKKKHLHSLTKKLKNHHHKPKSFGSFKQSG, encoded by the exons ATGGGCGAGCCGTCTGCAGACGTGCGAGCTTTCTTGCTTCAGCACCCAAGCCTGCGGCTGCTGCCCGGCGCAGACAGG GTGCGCTGCGCCCTGACGGGCCACGAGCTGCCCTGCCGCCTGCCCGAGCTGCAGGTCTACACCCGCGGCAAGAAGTACCAGCGTCTGGCGCGCGCCCCCGCGGACTTCGACTACGCCGAGTTCGAGCCGCACGTCGTTCCTAGCAGCAAGCACCC GCACCAGTTGTTCTGCAAACTCACCCTGCGCCACATCAACAAGTCCCCTGCGCACGTGCTGAGGCATACCCAAGGCCAGAGGTACCAGAGAGCCCTAAGGAGAT ATGAGGACTGTCAGAAGCAAGGTGTGGAATATGTCCCTGCCTGCCTGCTGCACAAGAAGAGGAGGGTGGAAAGCCAGGTGGACGGGAACCAGCCACCAGGCCTGAGAGAAGCCTTCTGGGAGCCTCTTTCCAGTGATGAGAGTGGAGCCCTGAGTGATGACAGCATGACAGACCTGTACCCAC CGGAGCTCTTCACCAGAAAGGACCCAGGAGGACCTGAAGACCTGGATGGTGCTGATGCCTTTCTGACTGACCAAGAGAATGAGGAGCTGAAATCCCCAAGAATGAAGGGCACAGGGGACAGAAGAGAAGCTAAAGTGGACTTGAAGCGGAAAAAG AAGCACCTGCACTCACTGACCAAGAAGCTCAAGAACCATCACCACAAGCCCAAGAGCTTTGGCTCCTTCAAGCAGTCGGGTTAA
- the Surf2 gene encoding surfeit locus protein 2 isoform X2 → MTDLYPPELFTRKDPGGPEDLDGADAFLTDQENEELKSPRMKGTGDRREAKVDLKRKKKHLHSLTKKLKNHHHKPKSFGSFKQSG, encoded by the exons ATGACAGACCTGTACCCAC CGGAGCTCTTCACCAGAAAGGACCCAGGAGGACCTGAAGACCTGGATGGTGCTGATGCCTTTCTGACTGACCAAGAGAATGAGGAGCTGAAATCCCCAAGAATGAAGGGCACAGGGGACAGAAGAGAAGCTAAAGTGGACTTGAAGCGGAAAAAG AAGCACCTGCACTCACTGACCAAGAAGCTCAAGAACCATCACCACAAGCCCAAGAGCTTTGGCTCCTTCAAGCAGTCGGGTTAA
- the Surf4 gene encoding surfeit locus protein 4 isoform X1, with protein sequence MGQNDLMGTAEDFADQFLRVTKQYLPHVARLCLISTFLEDGIRMWFQWSEQRDYIDTTWSCGYLLASSFVFLNLLGQLTGCVLVLSRNFVQYACFGLFGIIALQTIAYSILWDLKFLMRNLALGGGLLLLLAESRSEGKSMFAGVPTMRESSPKQYMQLGGRVLLVLMFMTLLHFDASFFSIIQNIVGTALMILVAVGFKTKLAALTLVVWLFAINVYFNAFWTIPVYKPMHDFLKYDFFQTMSVIGGLLLVVALGPGGVSMDEKKKEW encoded by the exons ATGGGCCAGAACGACCTGATGGGCACGGCCGAGGACTTCGCCGACCAG TTCCTTCGAGTCACCAAGCAGTATCTCCCTCACGTGGCCCGCCTCTGCCTGATCAGCACCTTCCTGGAGGATGGCATCCGCATGTGGTTCCAGTGGAGCGAGCAGCGTGACTACATCGACACTACCTGGAGCTGTGGCTACCTGCTGGCCTCATCCTTCGTGTTCCTCAACTTGCTGGGACAGTTGA CTGGCTGTGTCTTAGTGTTGAGCAGGAACTTCGTGCAGTATGCCTGCTTTGGGCTCTTCGGAATCATAGCACTGCAG ACGATCGCCTACAGCATTTTGTGGGACTTGAAGTTTTTGATGAG GAACCTGGCCCTGGGAGGAGGCTTGTTGCTGCTCTTGGCAGAGTCCCGTTCGGAAGGGAAGAGCATGTTTGCAGGTGTTCCCACCATGCGTGAGAGCTCTCCTAAGCAGTACATGCAGCTcggaggcagggtcttgctggtcCTGATGTTCATGACCCTCCTTCACTTTGATGCCAGCTTCTTTTCT ATCATCCAGAACATCGTGGGCACAGCTCTGATGATCTTGGTGGCTGTTGGCTTTAAAACCAAGCTGGCGGCTTTGACTCTTGTTGTTTGGCTGTTTGCTATCAATGTGTATTTCAACGCCTTCTGGACCATTCCAGTCTATAAGCCCATGCATGACTTCCTGAAGTACGACTTCTTCCAGACCATGTCGGTGATTGGAGGCTTGCTCCTGGTGGTGGCTCTGGGCCCTGGGGGTGTCTCCAtggatgaaaagaagaaagagtggtAA
- the Surf4 gene encoding surfeit locus protein 4 isoform X2, with translation MRNLALGGGLLLLLAESRSEGKSMFAGVPTMRESSPKQYMQLGGRVLLVLMFMTLLHFDASFFSIIQNIVGTALMILVAVGFKTKLAALTLVVWLFAINVYFNAFWTIPVYKPMHDFLKYDFFQTMSVIGGLLLVVALGPGGVSMDEKKKEW, from the exons ATGAG GAACCTGGCCCTGGGAGGAGGCTTGTTGCTGCTCTTGGCAGAGTCCCGTTCGGAAGGGAAGAGCATGTTTGCAGGTGTTCCCACCATGCGTGAGAGCTCTCCTAAGCAGTACATGCAGCTcggaggcagggtcttgctggtcCTGATGTTCATGACCCTCCTTCACTTTGATGCCAGCTTCTTTTCT ATCATCCAGAACATCGTGGGCACAGCTCTGATGATCTTGGTGGCTGTTGGCTTTAAAACCAAGCTGGCGGCTTTGACTCTTGTTGTTTGGCTGTTTGCTATCAATGTGTATTTCAACGCCTTCTGGACCATTCCAGTCTATAAGCCCATGCATGACTTCCTGAAGTACGACTTCTTCCAGACCATGTCGGTGATTGGAGGCTTGCTCCTGGTGGTGGCTCTGGGCCCTGGGGGTGTCTCCAtggatgaaaagaagaaagagtggtAA